In Enterobacter cloacae, a single window of DNA contains:
- a CDS encoding IS6 family transposase, translated as MNPFKGRHFQRDIILWAVRWYCKYGISYRELQEMLAERGVNVDHSTIYRWVQRYAPEMEKRLRWYWRNPSDLCPWHMDETYVKVNGRWAYLYRAVDSRGRTVDFYLSSRRNSKAAYRFLGKILNNVKKWQIPRFINTDKAPAYGRALALLKREGRCPSDVEHRQIKYRNNVIECDHGKLKRIIGATLGFKSMKTAYATIKGIEVMRALRKGQASAFYYGDPLGEMRLVSRVFEM; from the coding sequence ATGAACCCATTCAAAGGCCGGCATTTTCAGCGTGACATCATTCTGTGGGCCGTACGCTGGTACTGCAAATACGGCATCAGTTACCGTGAGCTGCAGGAGATGCTGGCTGAACGCGGAGTGAATGTCGATCACTCCACGATTTACCGCTGGGTTCAGCGTTATGCGCCTGAAATGGAAAAACGGCTGCGCTGGTACTGGCGTAACCCTTCCGATCTTTGCCCGTGGCACATGGATGAAACCTACGTGAAGGTCAATGGCCGCTGGGCGTATCTGTACCGGGCCGTCGACAGCCGGGGCCGCACTGTCGATTTTTATCTCTCCTCCCGTCGTAACAGCAAAGCTGCATACCGGTTTCTGGGTAAAATCCTCAACAACGTGAAGAAGTGGCAGATCCCGCGATTCATCAACACGGATAAAGCGCCCGCCTATGGTCGCGCGCTTGCTCTGCTCAAACGCGAAGGCCGGTGCCCGTCTGACGTTGAACACCGACAGATTAAGTACCGGAACAACGTGATTGAATGCGATCATGGCAAACTGAAACGGATAATCGGCGCCACGCTGGGATTTAAATCCATGAAGACGGCTTACGCCACCATCAAAGGTATTGAGGTGATGCGTGCACTACGCAAAGGCCAGGCCTCAGCATTTTATTATGGTGATCCCCTGGGCGAAATGCGCCTGGTAAGCAGAGTTTTTGAAATGTAA
- a CDS encoding DNA-invertase has translation MAHQVDELTKAGCEQIYQDQTSRSGPKRDKKGAPELENCLKALREGDTLVVWALDRLGGSLGQVITLLDDLKKRGITFIAIKDRIDTNAPVIGEIYTHLMAIFSSFERNRNIERTRSGLAAARARGRVGGRKPSLSEEDVKQIRILLADPEMTVGAVAKRFNVSRMTIYRYTTKS, from the coding sequence GTGGCGCACCAGGTTGACGAACTAACAAAAGCTGGATGTGAGCAAATCTATCAGGATCAGACCTCACGTAGCGGCCCCAAGCGCGACAAAAAAGGTGCGCCGGAACTGGAGAACTGCCTGAAAGCATTGCGCGAGGGAGATACCCTAGTAGTTTGGGCACTAGATCGGCTCGGCGGTTCATTGGGTCAAGTCATTACTTTACTCGACGACCTGAAGAAACGCGGAATAACTTTCATAGCCATCAAGGACAGAATAGACACAAATGCGCCAGTTATAGGGGAAATCTATACGCATCTGATGGCGATATTCTCTAGCTTTGAACGCAACCGCAATATTGAAAGAACGCGCTCAGGCCTTGCAGCTGCACGCGCAAGGGGCCGTGTGGGAGGGAGAAAACCGTCACTTTCTGAAGAAGATGTTAAACAAATTAGAATCTTACTTGCTGATCCTGAAATGACAGTTGGTGCAGTTGCTAAGCGCTTCAACGTTTCTCGCATGACTATTTATCGCTACACCACAAAATCATGA
- the catA1 gene encoding type A-1 chloramphenicol O-acetyltransferase (similar to AA sequence:Bacterial Antimicrobial Resistance Reference Gene Database (PRJNA313047):catA1:NG047586:1frame), producing the protein MEKKITGYTTVDISQWHRKEHFEAFQSVAQCTYNQTVQLDITAFLKTVKKNKHKFYPAFIHILARLMNAHPEFRMAMKDGELVIWDSIHPCYTVFHEQTETFSSLWSEYHDDFRQFLHIYSQDVACYGENLAYFPKGFIENMFFVSANPWVSFTSFDLNVANMDNFFAPVFTMGKYYTQGDKVLMPLAIQVHHAVCDGFHVGRMLNELQQYCNEWQGGA; encoded by the coding sequence ATGGAGAAAAAAATCACTGGATATACCACCGTTGATATATCCCAATGGCATCGTAAAGAACATTTTGAGGCATTTCAGTCAGTTGCTCAATGTACCTATAACCAGACCGTTCAGCTGGATATTACGGCCTTTTTAAAGACCGTAAAGAAAAATAAGCACAAGTTTTATCCGGCCTTTATTCACATTCTTGCCCGCCTGATGAATGCTCATCCGGAATTCCGTATGGCAATGAAAGACGGTGAGCTGGTGATATGGGATAGTATTCACCCTTGTTACACCGTTTTCCATGAGCAAACTGAAACGTTTTCATCGCTCTGGAGTGAATACCACGACGATTTCCGGCAGTTTCTACACATATATTCGCAAGATGTGGCGTGTTACGGTGAAAACCTGGCCTATTTCCCTAAAGGGTTTATTGAGAATATGTTTTTCGTCTCAGCCAATCCCTGGGTGAGTTTCACCAGTTTTGATTTAAACGTGGCCAATATGGACAACTTCTTCGCCCCCGTTTTCACCATGGGCAAATATTATACGCAAGGCGACAAGGTGCTGATGCCGCTGGCGATTCAGGTTCATCATGCCGTTTGTGATGGCTTCCATGTCGGCAGAATGCTTAATGAATTACAACAGTACTGCAATGAGTGGCAGGGCGGGGCGTAA
- a CDS encoding integron integrase translates to MKTATAPLPPLRSVKVLDQLRERIRYLHYSLRTEQAYVHWVRAFIRFHGVRHPATLGSSEVEAFLSWLANERKVSVSTHRQALAALLFFYGKVLCTDLPWLQEIGRPRPSRRLPVVLTPDEVVRILGFLEGEHRLFAQLLYGTGMRISEGLQLRVKDLDFDHGTIIVREGKGSKDRALMLPESLAPSLREQLSRARAWWLKDQAEGRSGVALPDALERKYPRAGHSWPWFWVFAQHTHSTDPRSGVVRRHHMYDQTFQRAFKRAVEGTVAKLAMRQPFVLFKGLTFQKLCLPGAFRPGDHHNKMLRPGLCVVHASPQYL, encoded by the coding sequence ATGAAAACCGCCACTGCGCCGTTACCACCGCTGCGTTCGGTCAAGGTTCTGGACCAGTTGCGTGAGCGCATACGCTACTTGCATTACAGTTTACGAACCGAACAGGCTTATGTCCACTGGGTTCGTGCCTTCATCCGTTTCCACGGTGTGCGTCACCCGGCAACCTTGGGCAGCAGCGAAGTCGAGGCATTTCTGTCCTGGCTGGCGAACGAGCGCAAGGTTTCGGTCTCCACGCATCGTCAGGCATTGGCGGCCTTGCTGTTCTTCTACGGCAAGGTGCTGTGCACGGATCTGCCCTGGCTTCAGGAGATCGGAAGACCTCGGCCGTCGCGGCGCTTGCCGGTGGTGCTGACCCCGGATGAAGTGGTTCGCATCCTCGGTTTTCTGGAAGGCGAGCATCGTTTGTTCGCCCAGCTTCTGTATGGAACGGGCATGCGGATCAGTGAGGGTTTGCAACTGCGGGTCAAGGATCTGGATTTCGATCACGGCACGATCATCGTGCGGGAGGGCAAGGGCTCCAAGGATCGGGCCTTGATGTTACCCGAGAGCTTGGCACCCAGCCTGCGCGAGCAGCTGTCGCGTGCACGGGCATGGTGGCTGAAGGACCAGGCCGAGGGCCGCAGCGGCGTTGCGCTTCCCGACGCCCTTGAGCGGAAGTATCCGCGCGCCGGGCATTCCTGGCCGTGGTTCTGGGTTTTTGCGCAGCACACGCATTCGACCGATCCACGGAGCGGTGTCGTGCGTCGCCATCACATGTATGACCAGACCTTTCAGCGCGCCTTCAAACGTGCCGTAGAAGGCACTGTTGCAAAGTTAGCGATGAGGCAGCCTTTTGTCTTATTCAAAGGCCTTACATTTCAAAAACTCTGCTTACCAGGCGCATTTCGCCCAGGGGATCACCATAATAAAATGCTGAGGCCTGGCCTTTGCGTAGTGCACGCATCACCTCAATACCTTTGA
- the aadA2 gene encoding ANT(3'')-Ia family aminoglycoside nucleotidyltransferase AadA2 (similar to AA sequence:Bacterial Antimicrobial Resistance Reference Gene Database (PRJNA313047):aadA2:NG047343:1frame): MTIEISNQLSEVLSVIERHLESTLLAVHLYGSAVDGGLKPYSDIDLLVTVAVKLDETTRRALLNDLMEASAFPGESETLRAIEVTLVVHDDIIPWRYPAKRELQFGEWQRNDILAGIFEPAMIDIDLAILLTKAREHSVALVGPAAEEFFDPVPEQDLFEALRETLKLWNSQPDWAGDERNVVLTLSRIWYSAITGKIAPKDVAADWAIKRLPAQYQPVLLEAKQAYLGQKEDHLASRADHLEEFIRFVKGEIIKSVGK, from the coding sequence GTGACCATCGAAATTTCGAACCAACTATCAGAGGTGCTAAGCGTCATTGAGCGCCATCTGGAATCAACGTTGCTGGCCGTGCATTTGTACGGCTCCGCAGTGGATGGCGGCCTGAAGCCATACAGCGATATTGATTTGTTGGTTACTGTGGCCGTAAAGCTTGATGAAACGACGCGGCGAGCATTGCTCAATGACCTTATGGAGGCTTCGGCTTTCCCTGGCGAGAGCGAGACGCTCCGCGCTATAGAAGTCACCCTTGTCGTGCATGACGACATCATCCCGTGGCGTTATCCGGCTAAGCGCGAGCTGCAATTTGGAGAATGGCAGCGCAATGACATTCTTGCGGGTATCTTCGAGCCAGCCATGATCGACATTGATCTAGCTATCCTGCTTACAAAAGCAAGAGAACATAGCGTTGCCTTGGTAGGTCCGGCAGCGGAGGAATTCTTTGACCCGGTTCCTGAACAGGATCTATTCGAGGCGCTGAGGGAAACCTTGAAGCTATGGAACTCGCAGCCCGACTGGGCCGGCGATGAGCGAAATGTAGTGCTTACGTTGTCCCGCATTTGGTACAGCGCAATAACCGGCAAAATCGCGCCGAAGGATGTCGCTGCCGACTGGGCAATAAAACGCCTACCTGCCCAGTATCAGCCCGTCTTACTTGAAGCTAAGCAAGCTTATCTGGGACAAAAAGAAGATCACTTGGCCTCACGCGCAGATCACTTGGAAGAATTTATTCGCTTTGTGAAAGGCGAGATCATCAAGTCAGTTGGTAAATGA
- the qacEdelta1 gene encoding quaternary ammonium compound efflux SMR transporter QacE delta 1 (similar to AA sequence:Bacterial Antimicrobial Resistance Reference Gene Database (PRJNA313047):qacEdelta1:NG048042:1frame) has translation MKGWLFLVIAIVGEVIATSALKSSEGFTKLAPSAVVIIGYGIAFYFLSLVLKSIPVGVAYAVWSGLGVVIITAIAWLLHGQKLDAWGFVGMGLIIAAFLLARSPSWKSLRRPTPW, from the coding sequence ATGAAAGGCTGGCTTTTTCTTGTTATCGCAATAGTTGGCGAAGTAATCGCAACATCCGCATTAAAATCTAGCGAGGGCTTTACTAAGCTTGCCCCTTCCGCCGTTGTCATAATCGGTTATGGCATCGCATTTTATTTTCTTTCTCTGGTTCTGAAATCCATCCCTGTCGGTGTTGCTTATGCAGTCTGGTCGGGACTCGGCGTCGTCATAATTACAGCCATTGCCTGGTTGCTTCATGGGCAAAAGCTTGATGCGTGGGGCTTTGTAGGTATGGGGCTCATAATTGCTGCCTTTTTGCTCGCCCGATCCCCATCGTGGAAGTCGCTGCGGAGGCCGACGCCATGGTGA
- the sul1 gene encoding sulphonamide resistance protein (similar to AA sequence:ResFinder Database:sul1:19:DQ125241:1frame) — protein sequence MVTVFGILNLTEDSFFDESRRLDPAGAVTAAIEMLRVGSDVVDVGPAASHPDARPVSPADEIRRIAPLLDALSDQMHRVSIDSFQPETQRYALKRGVGYLNDIQGFPDPALYPDIAEADCRLVVMHSAQRDGIATRTGHLRPEDALDEIVRFFEARVSALRRSGVAADRLILDPGMGFFLSPAPETSLHVLSNLQKLKSALGLPLLVSVSRKSFLGATVGLPVKDLGPASLAAELHAIGNGADYVRTHAPGDLRSAITFSETLAKFRSRDARDRGLDHA from the coding sequence ATGGTGACGGTGTTCGGCATTCTGAATCTCACCGAGGACTCCTTCTTCGATGAGAGCCGGCGGCTAGACCCCGCCGGCGCTGTCACCGCGGCGATCGAAATGCTGCGAGTCGGATCAGACGTCGTGGATGTCGGACCGGCCGCCAGCCATCCGGACGCGAGGCCTGTATCGCCGGCCGATGAGATCAGACGTATTGCGCCGCTCTTAGACGCCCTGTCCGATCAGATGCACCGTGTTTCAATCGACAGCTTCCAACCGGAAACCCAGCGCTATGCGCTCAAGCGCGGCGTGGGCTACCTGAACGATATCCAAGGATTTCCTGACCCTGCGCTCTATCCCGATATTGCTGAGGCGGACTGCAGGCTGGTGGTTATGCACTCAGCGCAGCGGGATGGCATCGCCACCCGCACCGGTCACCTTCGACCCGAAGACGCGCTCGACGAGATTGTGCGGTTCTTCGAGGCGCGGGTTTCCGCCTTGCGACGGAGCGGGGTCGCTGCCGACCGGCTCATCCTCGATCCGGGGATGGGATTTTTCTTGAGCCCCGCACCGGAAACATCGCTGCACGTGCTGTCGAACCTTCAAAAGCTGAAGTCGGCGTTGGGGCTTCCGCTATTGGTCTCGGTGTCGCGGAAATCCTTCTTGGGCGCCACCGTTGGCCTTCCTGTAAAGGATCTGGGTCCAGCGAGCCTTGCGGCGGAACTTCACGCGATCGGCAATGGCGCTGACTACGTCCGCACCCACGCGCCTGGAGATCTGCGAAGCGCAATCACCTTCTCGGAAACCCTCGCGAAATTTCGCAGTCGCGACGCCAGAGACCGAGGGTTAGATCATGCCTAG
- a CDS encoding IS91 family transposase yields MSLARNATASQSPTQTNGYERHQPDQTLLYQLVEQHYPAFKASLEAQGQHLPRYIQQEFNDLLQCGRLEYGFMRVRCEDCHHERLVAFSCKRRGFCPSCGARRMAESAALLIDEVFPKEPIRQWVLSFPFQLRFLLARHPQLMGQVLSIVYRTLSTHLIKKAGYTKASAQTGSVTLIQRFGSALNLNVHYHMLFLDGVYAEDDYGKQRFHRVKAPTYDELNTLAHTLSHRIARCMEKRGILERDAENTWLTLEEGEDDTLTQLHGASVTYRIAVGPQQGRKVFTLQTLPGREDKADSSSRVANHAGFSLHAGVMAEAHQRDKLERLCRYISRPAVSEKRLALTANGQVRYELKTPYRNGTTHVIFEPLDFIAKLAALVPKPRVNLTRFHGVFAPNSKHRVQVTPAKRGKKPDKSEGLDTNWRDKSPAERHRAMTWMQRLKRVFNIDIEVCEHCGGHVKVIASIEDPKVIEQILKHLKQKTAKANAAKQRELPPERAPPLTPSLFDPSQSRLFD; encoded by the coding sequence ATGTCGCTGGCAAGGAACGCCACGGCGAGTCAATCGCCCACTCAAACAAACGGTTACGAACGCCACCAACCCGACCAGACGCTGCTCTACCAGCTGGTTGAGCAGCACTACCCAGCCTTCAAAGCCTCACTCGAAGCCCAAGGTCAACACCTGCCTCGCTACATCCAACAAGAATTCAACGACCTCCTCCAATGTGGCCGTCTGGAGTATGGTTTCATGCGGGTTCGCTGCGAGGATTGTCATCACGAGCGTCTGGTCGCCTTCAGCTGTAAACGACGCGGCTTTTGCCCTAGCTGCGGTGCCCGCCGGATGGCCGAGAGTGCGGCGCTGCTGATAGACGAAGTCTTCCCCAAGGAGCCCATTCGCCAGTGGGTGCTCAGCTTTCCTTTCCAGCTACGCTTTTTGCTGGCTCGCCATCCCCAGCTGATGGGCCAGGTCTTGAGTATCGTCTATCGTACACTCTCAACTCATCTGATCAAAAAAGCCGGTTACACCAAAGCCTCTGCACAAACTGGCTCAGTGACTCTTATCCAACGCTTTGGCTCCGCGCTAAATCTCAATGTCCACTACCACATGCTGTTTCTCGATGGTGTCTATGCCGAAGATGACTATGGCAAGCAACGCTTCCATCGTGTCAAGGCACCCACTTACGATGAGCTGAATACGCTCGCTCACACCCTCAGCCATCGCATCGCTCGCTGCATGGAAAAGCGTGGGATTTTGGAGCGTGATGCCGAGAATACGTGGTTGACACTGGAAGAGGGCGAAGACGATACGCTGACTCAATTACATGGTGCTTCGGTTACGTATCGCATTGCCGTCGGCCCCCAGCAAGGGCGCAAAGTCTTCACCCTGCAAACCTTGCCAGGGCGTGAGGATAAAGCCGACTCAAGCAGTCGAGTAGCCAACCATGCTGGTTTCTCGCTACACGCCGGTGTGATGGCCGAAGCGCATCAGCGGGATAAGCTTGAGCGCTTGTGTCGCTACATTAGTCGGCCAGCGGTTTCAGAAAAACGTCTGGCATTAACCGCCAATGGGCAGGTGCGTTACGAGCTCAAAACTCCGTACCGCAATGGCACCACCCATGTGATCTTCGAGCCGCTGGACTTCATCGCCAAACTCGCTGCGTTGGTACCTAAGCCGCGAGTCAACCTCACACGCTTCCACGGCGTCTTTGCACCGAACAGCAAACACCGAGTTCAAGTAACACCCGCCAAGCGGGGCAAGAAGCCCGACAAATCGGAAGGTCTCGATACTAACTGGCGTGACAAGAGTCCTGCAGAGCGCCACCGCGCCATGACCTGGATGCAACGCCTCAAGCGAGTCTTCAATATTGATATTGAAGTCTGCGAACACTGCGGCGGTCACGTCAAAGTGATTGCCAGCATCGAAGATCCGAAGGTCATTGAGCAGATTCTCAAGCATCTGAAACAGAAAACAGCCAAGGCGAATGCCGCCAAGCAGCGTGAGCTGCCACCAGAACGAGCGCCGCCACTGACTCCCAGCCTGTTCGATCCATCACAGAGTCGTCTCTTTGACTGA
- the blaCTX-M-9 gene encoding class A extended-spectrum beta-lactamase CTX-M-9 (similar to AA sequence:Bacterial Antimicrobial Resistance Reference Gene Database (PRJNA313047):blaCTX-M-9:NG049043:1frame), which produces MVTKRVQRMMFAAAACIPLLLGSAPLYAQTSAVQQKLAALEKSSGGRLGVALIDTADNTQVLYRGDERFPMCSTSKVMAAAAVLKQSETQKQLLNQPVEIKPADLVNYNPIAEKHVNGTMTLAELSAAALQYSDNTAMNKLIAQLGGPGGVTAFARAIGDETFRLDRTEPTLNTAIPGDPRDTTTPRAMAQTLRQLTLGHALGETQRAQLVTWLKGNTTGAASIRAGLPTSWTAGDKTGSGDYGTTNDIAVIWPQGRAPLVLVTYFTQPQQNAESRRDVLASAARIIAEGL; this is translated from the coding sequence ATGGTGACAAAGAGAGTGCAACGGATGATGTTCGCGGCGGCGGCGTGCATTCCGCTGCTGCTGGGCAGCGCGCCGCTTTATGCGCAGACGAGTGCGGTGCAGCAAAAGCTGGCGGCGCTGGAGAAAAGCAGCGGAGGGCGGCTGGGCGTCGCGCTCATCGATACCGCAGATAATACGCAGGTGCTTTATCGCGGTGATGAACGCTTTCCAATGTGCAGTACCAGTAAAGTTATGGCGGCCGCGGCGGTGCTTAAGCAGAGTGAAACGCAAAAGCAGCTGCTTAATCAGCCTGTCGAGATCAAGCCTGCCGATCTGGTTAACTACAATCCGATTGCCGAAAAACACGTCAACGGCACAATGACGCTGGCAGAGCTGAGCGCGGCCGCGTTGCAGTACAGCGACAATACCGCCATGAACAAATTGATTGCCCAGCTCGGTGGCCCGGGAGGCGTGACGGCTTTTGCCCGCGCGATCGGCGATGAGACGTTTCGTCTGGATCGCACTGAACCTACGCTGAATACCGCCATTCCCGGCGACCCGAGAGACACCACCACGCCGCGGGCGATGGCACAGACGTTGCGTCAGCTTACGCTGGGTCATGCGCTGGGCGAAACCCAGCGGGCGCAGTTGGTGACGTGGCTCAAAGGCAATACGACCGGCGCAGCCAGCATTCGGGCCGGCTTACCGACGTCGTGGACTGCAGGTGATAAGACCGGCAGCGGCGACTACGGCACCACCAATGATATTGCGGTGATCTGGCCGCAGGGTCGTGCGCCGCTGGTTCTGGTGACCTATTTTACCCAGCCGCAACAGAACGCAGAGAGCCGCCGCGATGTGCTGGCTTCAGCGGCGAGAATCATCGCCGAAGGGCTGTAA
- the yqeH gene encoding hypothetical protein: MKSLIYDYGRINCMSCPSQCELKPNASLRVSFCQDYCFCTWPEGSGYFSLGIMEGLLKQNYNNLYLGCIFVDFSISHLRFFTNERWIDYLIETKLKIVIVCDKYLKPLANYWFKHSKDIFLVIYQQDRLTLACEKLKKRFIYQRDAFFGGESLSELEFAVLSALISGDGCLQLADELNVDIRTIYAAKRRAEKKMGADINTLFRFSHSL; encoded by the coding sequence ATGAAGTCACTAATTTATGATTACGGAAGAATCAACTGTATGAGTTGCCCTTCTCAATGTGAATTAAAACCAAATGCCTCATTGCGCGTTTCGTTTTGCCAGGACTATTGTTTTTGTACCTGGCCAGAAGGGAGTGGCTATTTTTCTCTGGGGATTATGGAGGGGCTCCTCAAACAAAATTATAATAATCTATATTTAGGCTGTATTTTTGTCGATTTTTCTATCAGCCATTTGCGCTTTTTTACTAACGAACGTTGGATAGATTATTTAATTGAAACGAAATTAAAAATTGTTATCGTTTGTGATAAATACCTTAAACCATTGGCTAATTACTGGTTTAAGCATTCTAAAGATATTTTTCTTGTTATCTATCAGCAAGATCGGCTGACGCTGGCCTGTGAAAAGTTAAAAAAGAGATTTATCTATCAGCGCGACGCCTTCTTTGGCGGAGAGTCACTCTCTGAACTGGAGTTTGCTGTCTTAAGCGCATTGATTTCCGGAGACGGTTGTCTGCAACTGGCTGATGAACTCAATGTCGATATTCGTACTATCTATGCTGCAAAGCGCCGTGCGGAAAAGAAAATGGGGGCCGATATCAATACCCTTTTCCGATTCTCACATTCGTTATAA